The genomic window GGCAAGAAATCCAAGGAACAGGTCATCGTGGTAAAATCATGAAGAAGGACGTTTTGGCCTATCTTCCTGAAAATATCGAAAATGACACCATTAAATCACCTGCTCAAATTGAGAAAGTGGAAGAAGTTCCAGACAACGTAACGCCTTATGGAGAAATCGAACGCATTCCGATGACTCCTATGCGTAAGGTTATTGCGCAACGTATGGTTGAGTCATACTTAACTGCTCCAACCTTTACACTTAACTACGATGTTGATATGTCTGAAATGTTAGCACTTCGTAAGAAAGTTCTTGATCCAATTATGGAAGCAACTGGTAAGAAAATCACTGTTACAGACTTGCTTTCTCTAGCGGTTGTTAAGACTCTTATGAAACACCCATACATCAACGCTTCACTGACAGAAGATGGTAAGACAATTATTACTCACAACTATGTAAATCTTGCAATGGCAGTTGGTATGGATAACGGTCTTATGACACCAGTTGTCTACAACGCTGAAAAACTCAGCTTGTCTGAATTGGTTGTTGCATTTAAAGATGTCATCGGACGTACTTTGGATGGTAAACTATCTCCTAGCGAATTGCAAAATTCAACCTTCACCATCAGTAACTTGGGAATGTTTGGGGTTCAATCATTTGGTCCTATCATCAACCAACCGAACTCAGCCATCCTCGGTGTTAGCTCAACAGTTGAGAAACCGGTTGTAGTAAATGGTGAAATCGTGATTCGTCCAATTATGAGTCTTGGATTGACAATTGACCACCGTGTCGTAGATGGTATGGCTGGTGCTAAGTTTATGAAAGACTTGAAAGCTTTGATTGAAAACCCAATCTCAATGTTGGTTTAAAATATTTGTTTTAGAAATATAGATAAAGGAAGTAAGATATGGCCTTAGAAGTAATTATGCCAAAAGCCGGCGTGGATATGACAGAAGGACAAATCGTCCAATGGAATAAAAAAGTCGGAGAATTTGTAAAAGAAGGAGAAATCCTTTTGGAAATCATGACTGACAAAGTCAGCATGGAATTGGAAGCAGAAGAAGATGGTTATTTGATCGCTATCCTGAAAGGTGACGGCGAAACTGTTCCTGTTACTGAAGTTATCGGTTATCTTGGTGAAGAAGGGGAAAATATCCCAACTGCTGGATCAGCACCAGAAGCTAGTCCAGCACCTGCTGTAGCTAGCGCTTCAAACGATGATGGTAAGAGTGATGATGCTTATGATATCGTTGTTATCGGTGGTGGACCTGCTGGTTATGTTTCTGCTATTAAAGCAGCTCAATTAGGTGGTAAGGTTGCTCTTGTTGAGAAATCTGAACTTGGTGGAACTTGCTTGAACCGCGGATGTATCCCAACTAAGACTTACCTTCACAATGCTGAAATTATTGAAAATATCGGTCACGCTGCAAATCGTGGTATCGTGATTGAAAATCCTAACTTCACAGTTGATATGGACAAACTTTTAGAAACAAAATCTAAAGTTGTCAATACACTTGTAGGTGGTGTTGCAGGACTTCTTCGTAGCTATGGAGTTGATGTTCATAAAGGTATCGGTACTATTACTAAAGATAAGAATGTCTTGGTAAATGGTTCTGAATTGCTTGAAACTAAGAAAATCATCCTTGCTGGTGGTTCTAAAGTCAGCAAGATTAATGTTCCGGGTATGGAATCACCACTTGTGATGACGAGTGACGACATCCTTGAAATGAACGAAGTACCAGAAAGCCTTGTGATCATCGGTGGTGGAGTTGTCGGTATCGAACTTGGACAAGCATTCATGACATTCGGATCAAAAGTAACTGTTATCGAAATGATGGATCGTATCGTTCCAGCTATGGATGCAGAAGTATCTAAGAACCTTCGTTTAATCCTTGAACGTAAAGGTATGACGATCTTGACAGGTACTAAACTGCAAGAAATCATTGAAGAGGATGGCAAACTTCGTATCAAAGTTGAAGGAAAAGATGATGTCATCGCAAACAAAGCTCTTCTTTCAATTGGTCGTGTTCCAGATCTTGAAGGTATCGGAGATGTTGAGTTTGAATTAGACCGTGGTCGTATCAAGGTTAATGAATACATGGAAACTTCTGTTCCAGGTATCTATGCACCAGGTGATATCAACCGTACTAAGATGTTGGCTCACGCTGCCTTCCGTATGGGTGAAGTAGCAGCTGAAAATGCTCTTAAAGGAAACCACGTTGTTGCTAAATTGAACTTGACTCCTGCAGCTATCTACACACTTCCAGAAGTAGCAGCAGTTGGTTTAACAGAAGAACAAGCTCGTGAGAAATACGATGTCCAAATCGGTAAATTCAACTTTGCTGCAAACGGACGTGCCATTGCATCTGATGCAGCTCAAGGTTTCGTTAAGGTTATTGCCGATAAGAAATATGGTGAAATCCTTGGAGTCCACATCATTGGTCCTGCAGCAGCAGAATTGATTAATGAAGCATCAAGCATCATCGAAATGGAAATCACTGTTGAAGAAATGCTTAAAACAATCCACGGACACCCAACATACTCTGAAGTTATGTACGAAGCGTTTGCAGATGTTCTTGGAATGGCTATCCATTCACCTAAGAAAAATAAATAAGTCTTTTAATAAAATTTTCTTAAAGTAGTACGGACGGCAGCGACCTCTATTAGAGTTCCGTGCCTTAAAATTGAGTCTCTTGTCTCAATTTAACCGAGAAATGTAACGATAAGACGTTACATTTCTTTTTACTACTTTTTGAAAATTGGATTGCTATGAA from Streptococcus sp. oral taxon 061 includes these protein-coding regions:
- a CDS encoding dihydrolipoamide acetyltransferase encodes the protein MADDKLRATPAARKLADDLGINLYDISGSGANGRVHKEDVETYKDTNVVRISPLAKRIALEHNIAWQEIQGTGHRGKIMKKDVLAYLPENIENDTIKSPAQIEKVEEVPDNVTPYGEIERIPMTPMRKVIAQRMVESYLTAPTFTLNYDVDMSEMLALRKKVLDPIMEATGKKITVTDLLSLAVVKTLMKHPYINASLTEDGKTIITHNYVNLAMAVGMDNGLMTPVVYNAEKLSLSELVVAFKDVIGRTLDGKLSPSELQNSTFTISNLGMFGVQSFGPIINQPNSAILGVSSTVEKPVVVNGEIVIRPIMSLGLTIDHRVVDGMAGAKFMKDLKALIENPISMLV
- the lpdA gene encoding dihydrolipoyl dehydrogenase gives rise to the protein MALEVIMPKAGVDMTEGQIVQWNKKVGEFVKEGEILLEIMTDKVSMELEAEEDGYLIAILKGDGETVPVTEVIGYLGEEGENIPTAGSAPEASPAPAVASASNDDGKSDDAYDIVVIGGGPAGYVSAIKAAQLGGKVALVEKSELGGTCLNRGCIPTKTYLHNAEIIENIGHAANRGIVIENPNFTVDMDKLLETKSKVVNTLVGGVAGLLRSYGVDVHKGIGTITKDKNVLVNGSELLETKKIILAGGSKVSKINVPGMESPLVMTSDDILEMNEVPESLVIIGGGVVGIELGQAFMTFGSKVTVIEMMDRIVPAMDAEVSKNLRLILERKGMTILTGTKLQEIIEEDGKLRIKVEGKDDVIANKALLSIGRVPDLEGIGDVEFELDRGRIKVNEYMETSVPGIYAPGDINRTKMLAHAAFRMGEVAAENALKGNHVVAKLNLTPAAIYTLPEVAAVGLTEEQAREKYDVQIGKFNFAANGRAIASDAAQGFVKVIADKKYGEILGVHIIGPAAAELINEASSIIEMEITVEEMLKTIHGHPTYSEVMYEAFADVLGMAIHSPKKNK